A genomic region of Caulobacter vibrioides contains the following coding sequences:
- the pleC gene encoding cell cycle histidine kinase PleC, which translates to MARHGGPAAAGPTAPSAVRAKPVGAPSQALVRVTILAALLLLAVYTAFGVHRLQREASTQPGGAPLAAKAHLIAGRVDANLAAQRAGLSAAADLLKRDPGATMDAAETTLRAAGGEAAAVAVVSQAGVVAVAGRDDGADWKAAALAAGSSGRTNWIGSVGETGRLYVATTTTLDSARAFVISSGDASRLVADPEKGESGALALPDGKLIAARGRGVQGASALREAFAVSVDDLGDGPAAVRGQGADGAVLDVVVRPVAEGALLAVAAAPTRSVANLDRQVMEGAFGLLVPLGVGIALALLLMIQSRKAEVAHREFIDSERRFRLAVEAARCGIWEWDLNGDQVYLSDVTGAMFGWGGGGVVSGQDLLERISIDHRERVRQALANAAMYGAFDVSFRVPSTEQGARSLWIDARGQGFGNPGAEGHARIIGVALDVTEERIAQARAQAAENRLRDAIESVSEAFVLWDRQGRLLMCNRNYRSVFSLEPKILKPGAARAEVNRFAALAIKQEHPAPDGAKGVREAELMDGRWIQISERRTAEGGLVMTAADITAIKTQEEARRRNEEQLQNAVTGLERSQEQLAELARKYETEKVKAESANKAKSEFLANMSHELRTPLNAINGFSEIMMNEMFGPLGDQRYKGYSQDIHSSGQHLLALINDILDMSKIEAGKMNLKFEPMHLEDVAEDAVRLVRNRAEAAGLKLDIDFPQLPEIEADYRAVKQVLLNLLSNAIKFTPRAGSVTVRAEVRRDPFGDLIKVSVIDTGIGIAKEDLARLAKPFEQVESQFSKTTQGTGLGLALTKSLITMHDGALEMHSTPGEGTTVSFTLPVRHSEQKITRDFVAA; encoded by the coding sequence TGCAGCGCGAAGCCTCGACGCAGCCCGGCGGCGCCCCGCTGGCGGCGAAGGCCCACCTGATCGCCGGGCGCGTGGACGCCAATCTGGCCGCCCAGCGGGCGGGCCTGTCCGCCGCCGCCGACCTTCTGAAGCGTGATCCTGGTGCGACCATGGACGCCGCTGAGACGACCTTGCGCGCGGCGGGCGGCGAGGCTGCGGCCGTCGCTGTCGTCAGCCAGGCAGGCGTCGTCGCCGTCGCAGGTCGTGACGACGGCGCTGACTGGAAGGCCGCCGCCCTCGCGGCGGGCAGTTCGGGCCGAACGAACTGGATCGGGTCCGTCGGCGAGACGGGCCGCCTCTATGTGGCCACCACGACCACCCTGGATAGCGCACGCGCCTTCGTGATCTCCAGCGGCGACGCCTCGCGCCTTGTCGCCGATCCTGAAAAGGGCGAGAGCGGCGCCTTGGCCTTGCCCGACGGCAAGCTGATCGCCGCGCGCGGGCGCGGCGTGCAAGGCGCGAGCGCGCTTCGCGAGGCGTTCGCGGTCTCGGTCGATGACCTGGGCGATGGTCCCGCCGCCGTGCGCGGTCAAGGCGCGGACGGCGCTGTCTTGGACGTCGTCGTGCGTCCGGTCGCCGAAGGCGCCCTGCTCGCCGTTGCGGCGGCGCCGACGCGATCGGTGGCGAACCTGGACCGTCAGGTCATGGAGGGGGCCTTTGGCCTGCTGGTTCCCCTGGGCGTCGGGATCGCGCTGGCGCTGCTGCTGATGATCCAAAGCCGAAAGGCCGAGGTGGCCCATCGCGAGTTCATTGACAGCGAACGTCGCTTTCGGCTCGCCGTGGAAGCGGCCCGTTGCGGGATCTGGGAATGGGACCTCAACGGCGACCAAGTCTATCTCTCCGATGTGACGGGCGCGATGTTCGGTTGGGGCGGCGGCGGGGTGGTCTCCGGCCAGGACCTTCTGGAACGCATCTCGATCGACCACCGCGAACGCGTTCGTCAGGCCCTGGCCAATGCGGCCATGTACGGCGCGTTCGACGTGTCGTTTCGTGTCCCGTCGACGGAACAGGGCGCACGCTCGCTCTGGATAGACGCCCGGGGCCAAGGGTTCGGCAACCCAGGCGCCGAAGGTCACGCCCGCATCATCGGCGTGGCGCTGGACGTCACCGAAGAGCGGATCGCCCAGGCGCGCGCCCAGGCCGCTGAAAACCGCCTGCGCGACGCCATCGAAAGCGTGTCAGAGGCCTTTGTGCTGTGGGACCGCCAAGGCCGCCTGCTGATGTGCAATCGCAACTATCGCAGCGTCTTTTCGCTTGAGCCCAAGATCCTCAAGCCCGGCGCCGCCCGCGCGGAGGTCAATCGTTTCGCCGCCCTGGCCATCAAGCAGGAACACCCCGCGCCCGACGGCGCCAAGGGCGTTCGTGAAGCCGAACTGATGGACGGTCGCTGGATCCAGATCAGCGAGCGCCGCACCGCCGAAGGCGGGCTCGTCATGACCGCCGCCGACATCACCGCGATCAAGACCCAGGAAGAAGCGCGGCGACGGAACGAAGAACAGCTTCAGAACGCCGTCACGGGCCTAGAGCGCAGTCAGGAGCAACTGGCCGAACTGGCCCGGAAGTACGAGACCGAGAAGGTCAAGGCCGAGAGCGCCAACAAGGCTAAGAGCGAGTTCCTGGCGAACATGTCGCACGAGCTGCGGACGCCGTTGAACGCCATCAATGGCTTCTCCGAGATCATGATGAACGAGATGTTCGGACCGCTCGGCGACCAGCGCTACAAGGGCTACAGCCAGGACATCCACTCGTCGGGCCAGCACCTGCTGGCCCTGATCAACGACATCCTCGACATGTCGAAGATCGAGGCCGGCAAGATGAACCTCAAGTTCGAGCCGATGCATCTGGAAGACGTCGCCGAGGACGCCGTTCGACTGGTGCGCAATCGCGCCGAGGCTGCGGGCCTCAAGCTGGACATCGACTTCCCGCAGCTGCCCGAGATCGAGGCAGACTATCGCGCCGTCAAGCAGGTGCTGCTGAACCTGCTGTCCAACGCCATCAAGTTCACCCCCCGCGCCGGCAGCGTGACCGTGCGCGCGGAAGTCCGCCGAGACCCCTTCGGCGACCTGATCAAGGTTTCCGTCATCGACACCGGCATCGGTATCGCCAAGGAAGACCTGGCGCGATTGGCCAAGCCCTTTGAACAGGTCGAAAGCCAGTTCTCGAAGACGACCCAAGGCACCGGGCTGGGGCTGGCGCTTACAAAGTCCTTGATCACCATGCACGACGGCGCGCTGGAAATGCACTCGACCCCGGGCGAAGGCACCACGGTCAGCTTCACCCTTCCCGTGCGACACAGCGAGCAGAAGATCACGCGGGACTTCGTGGCGGCCTAA
- a CDS encoding UrcA family protein: protein MSKFVNRIAVAAALALAATPIIGLTAAHAGDRSEAPIVRVKVGDLDLSSPAGAREFARRANIAANRTCEAKGFRGLSVKACLMDFNEDLQDALSERQSADLKLARRSGADIALASN from the coding sequence ATGAGCAAGTTCGTCAACCGCATCGCCGTCGCCGCCGCCCTGGCCCTGGCCGCCACGCCGATCATCGGCCTCACCGCCGCCCATGCTGGCGATCGCTCGGAAGCCCCGATCGTCCGGGTCAAGGTTGGCGATCTGGACCTTTCCAGCCCCGCCGGTGCGCGCGAGTTCGCCCGCCGCGCCAACATCGCCGCCAATCGCACCTGCGAAGCCAAGGGTTTCCGGGGCCTGTCGGTCAAGGCCTGCCTGATGGACTTCAATGAGGATCTGCAGGACGCCCTGTCCGAACGTCAGTCGGCGGACCTGAAGCTGGCGCGCCGCAGCGGCGCCGACATCGCCCTGGCTTCGAACTGA
- a CDS encoding NUDIX domain-containing protein yields MLAFGAPVAGLTYKDRSAAFGVAENNLGQIALAQVTKPGKAPYFDLPGGAVDGDETEAQAVVREFGEETGLIVEAGVLIDRVSQVFLKSDGQPVRNFGGVYVVRVLGLEPGLKVEDDHALVWLDPRDAVVALRHDAHAWAVAAWMRRG; encoded by the coding sequence ATGCTGGCTTTCGGCGCGCCCGTCGCGGGGCTGACCTACAAGGACCGTTCCGCGGCGTTCGGCGTGGCCGAGAACAACCTGGGTCAGATCGCCCTGGCCCAGGTCACCAAGCCCGGAAAGGCCCCGTACTTCGACCTCCCGGGCGGTGCGGTGGATGGTGACGAGACCGAGGCCCAGGCCGTCGTCCGGGAGTTTGGTGAAGAGACAGGCCTCATCGTGGAGGCCGGCGTGCTGATTGATCGCGTCTCGCAGGTCTTCCTGAAGTCTGACGGGCAGCCCGTCAGGAACTTCGGCGGCGTCTATGTGGTCCGGGTCCTAGGCCTGGAGCCAGGTCTCAAGGTCGAGGATGACCACGCCCTTGTCTGGCTGGATCCCCGCGACGCGGTCGTCGCCCTCCGCCACGACGCCCATGCTTGGGCGGTCGCGGCTTGGATGCGACGCGGCTAG
- a CDS encoding S1/P1 Nuclease produces the protein MRLSSSLKVLALAAALSAPAASALAWGASGHRVVGVVAASNLPADVPAFLRTQTAIAAIGEYAREPDRWKGSGKIHGTDRDSAHFLDLDDQGRMYGGPMFTVATLPPTRADYETALRAVGQDSWKAGYLPYAIIDGYQQLVKDFTYWRILTAVVKIEKDATKLAYYKADLKRREELLLRDLGVWAHYVGDASQPLHLSVHYNGWGDYPNPNGYTNSRQIHSQFEGPLAKALGDQASIQALVPAYKSCACSIETRVVGYLTETWKQTEPLYQLEKAGALVPTDPRAKTFVQARIAAGATALRDLVVDAWTESATGKIGYRPEISVADVETGKADPWLDLYGKD, from the coding sequence TTGCGCCTGTCGTCCAGCCTGAAAGTTCTCGCCCTCGCCGCCGCGTTGTCGGCGCCGGCCGCATCGGCGCTCGCCTGGGGCGCGTCGGGCCATCGCGTCGTCGGCGTGGTCGCGGCCAGCAACCTTCCGGCGGATGTGCCGGCGTTCCTGCGCACCCAGACCGCCATCGCCGCCATCGGCGAGTATGCGCGCGAACCGGACCGCTGGAAGGGCTCGGGGAAGATCCACGGCACCGATCGTGACTCCGCCCACTTCCTGGACCTCGACGACCAGGGCCGCATGTATGGCGGCCCCATGTTCACGGTGGCGACCCTGCCGCCGACGCGCGCCGACTATGAGACCGCGCTGCGTGCGGTCGGGCAGGATAGCTGGAAGGCCGGCTACCTGCCTTACGCGATCATCGACGGCTACCAGCAGCTGGTGAAGGACTTCACCTACTGGCGCATCCTGACGGCGGTGGTGAAGATCGAGAAGGACGCGACAAAGCTCGCCTACTACAAGGCCGACCTGAAGCGCCGGGAGGAGCTGCTGCTCCGCGATCTGGGCGTTTGGGCGCACTATGTGGGCGACGCCAGCCAGCCGCTGCACCTGTCGGTGCACTACAACGGCTGGGGGGACTATCCCAATCCGAACGGCTACACCAACTCGCGCCAGATCCACTCTCAGTTCGAGGGGCCCCTGGCCAAGGCGCTGGGCGATCAGGCGTCGATCCAGGCGCTGGTTCCGGCCTACAAGTCTTGTGCGTGCTCGATCGAGACCCGCGTCGTCGGATACCTGACCGAGACCTGGAAGCAGACTGAACCGCTGTACCAGCTGGAGAAGGCGGGAGCCTTGGTCCCGACCGATCCTCGCGCCAAGACCTTTGTTCAGGCCCGGATCGCCGCTGGCGCCACGGCCCTGCGCGATCTGGTCGTCGACGCCTGGACCGAGAGCGCCACCGGCAAGATCGGCTATCGTCCGGAGATCAGCGTCGCCGACGTCGAGACGGGCAAAGCCGATCCCTGGCTCGATCTCTACGGCAAGGACTGA
- a CDS encoding glutathione S-transferase family protein: MALQIYGDSISGNCLKVKWTADRLGVAYEWIETNVLTAETRTSAFMALNPAGQVPLAVFPDGRPLAQSNAIMFHLAEGSDLIPGDAFDRAKMLEWMFWEQYSHEPYIAVARFQMLYLGKPVESLEPRLIERGAAALARLETQLQQSTFLVGDKLTLADVALVAYTRVAHEGGFDLSLYPAVEAWVGRVEADLGIK; this comes from the coding sequence ATGGCGTTGCAGATCTATGGCGACTCGATTTCCGGCAACTGCCTGAAGGTCAAATGGACCGCTGATCGGCTCGGCGTCGCTTACGAATGGATCGAGACCAACGTCCTGACCGCTGAAACCCGCACCTCGGCGTTCATGGCCTTGAACCCCGCTGGCCAGGTTCCGCTGGCGGTGTTTCCGGACGGGCGACCGCTGGCGCAATCGAACGCGATCATGTTCCATCTGGCGGAAGGTTCGGATCTGATCCCCGGCGACGCCTTCGATCGCGCGAAGATGCTCGAGTGGATGTTCTGGGAGCAGTACAGCCACGAGCCCTATATCGCGGTCGCGCGCTTCCAGATGCTCTATCTGGGCAAACCGGTCGAGAGCCTTGAGCCGCGCCTCATCGAGCGCGGGGCGGCCGCGCTGGCGCGCCTCGAAACACAGCTGCAACAATCAACATTTCTGGTCGGGGACAAGCTGACCCTGGCGGATGTCGCCCTGGTGGCCTACACCCGCGTCGCGCATGAGGGTGGGTTCGATCTTTCGCTCTATCCGGCCGTTGAGGCGTGGGTGGGGCGCGTCGAAGCCGATCTCGGCATTAAATAA
- a CDS encoding 3D domain-containing protein: MRRKLAGILATAVISAFAAPAIAATAPEADSATASATPATHADPLGDLITSALSGGALPGSVEWKMKATMYHAGAKGIRAFDSLGCRVAAMRTVAVDPKVIPRRTVIFIKETVGLPMPNGEKHDGYWYASDIGGAIKGLKLDLFSGVGASSMKALRGLDLSSLSVSKVGEFKGCPPQ; encoded by the coding sequence ATGCGACGCAAGCTCGCCGGAATTTTGGCCACCGCGGTCATCTCCGCATTCGCCGCTCCCGCCATCGCTGCAACCGCCCCAGAGGCGGACTCTGCGACGGCTTCCGCCACTCCCGCCACGCACGCCGATCCGCTCGGCGATCTGATCACCTCCGCGCTGAGCGGCGGCGCCCTGCCCGGCTCGGTCGAGTGGAAGATGAAGGCGACGATGTACCACGCCGGCGCCAAGGGCATTCGTGCGTTCGACTCGCTGGGTTGCAGGGTCGCCGCCATGCGCACGGTGGCCGTCGATCCTAAGGTCATTCCCCGCCGCACCGTCATCTTCATCAAGGAGACGGTCGGGCTGCCGATGCCGAACGGCGAAAAGCACGACGGCTACTGGTACGCCTCGGATATCGGCGGCGCGATCAAGGGCCTGAAGCTGGACCTGTTCAGCGGTGTCGGCGCCAGCTCGATGAAGGCGCTGCGCGGCCTGGATCTTTCCAGCCTGTCGGTCTCCAAGGTCGGCGAATTCAAGGGCTGTCCGCCTCAATAA
- a CDS encoding acylase — MRRYSVSILALCAVLCAGSAQAGDDLSRLKARAAKVEITRDTWGIAHIHGKTDADAVFGMAYAQAEDDFNRVEANFMTSLGRTAEAEGEKAIWADLRQKLFIDPAMLKADYAKSPAWLKALMNAWADGLNYYLDTHPTVKPRAIQRFEPWMALSFSEGSIGGDIERVALTQLEAFYGKRQLAMTADEKGLLFKEPTGSNGIAIAPKLTLDGAAMLLINPHTSFFFRSEMQVSSNEGLNAYGATTWGQFFIYQGFNAKAGWMHTSSGVDVVDEFIETIVEKDGQRFYKYGDQLRPLKTEVITVPYRTADGAMAERKFTVFKTHRGPIVREENGKWISIALMNKPVAALQQSFLRTKATDYASFMKVAELKANSSNNTLFASAKGEIAYLHPQFIPMRDDRFDYTKPVDGADPATDWKGLHALKDAPQVLNPPNGWTFNTNNWPYTAAGPYSPKLADFPKYMDTFGENPRGLHAELVLKDVKNLTLGGLIEKAYDPYLTAFARLIPTLETAYAATPDSDPIKAKVAAQVAALAAWDRKWSARSTETSLAVFWGEAMWAKAAPAAKAQGLNTYDYMADKLSAADKLAALAEASDRLTADFGSWKTPWGEINRFQRNDGAIVQTFDDTKPSLPVGFTSAQWGSLASFGAKRWPGTKKYYGTLGNSFVAVVQFGDKVRARAISAGGESGDPASPHFNDQAPRYVIGNLRDVYFYPEDVKKHAVRTYRPGE, encoded by the coding sequence ATGCGTCGCTACTCGGTCAGCATCCTGGCGCTGTGCGCCGTGCTCTGCGCAGGCTCGGCCCAGGCCGGCGATGATCTGTCTCGACTGAAAGCCCGCGCGGCCAAGGTCGAGATCACCCGCGACACTTGGGGCATCGCCCACATCCACGGCAAGACCGACGCCGATGCGGTGTTCGGCATGGCCTACGCCCAGGCCGAGGACGACTTCAACCGGGTCGAGGCCAACTTCATGACCTCGCTGGGCCGCACCGCCGAGGCCGAGGGCGAGAAGGCGATCTGGGCCGACCTGCGCCAGAAGCTGTTCATCGATCCGGCGATGCTGAAGGCCGACTACGCCAAAAGCCCGGCCTGGCTGAAGGCGCTGATGAATGCCTGGGCCGACGGCCTCAACTACTATCTGGACACCCACCCGACCGTGAAGCCGCGGGCGATCCAGCGCTTCGAGCCCTGGATGGCCTTGAGCTTCTCGGAAGGCAGCATCGGCGGCGACATCGAGCGCGTGGCGCTGACGCAGCTGGAAGCCTTCTACGGCAAGCGCCAGCTGGCCATGACCGCCGATGAGAAGGGCCTGCTGTTCAAGGAGCCCACCGGCTCGAACGGCATCGCCATCGCGCCAAAGCTGACTCTGGATGGCGCGGCGATGTTGTTGATCAACCCCCACACCAGCTTCTTCTTCCGCTCCGAGATGCAGGTCTCGAGCAACGAAGGCCTGAACGCCTACGGCGCCACGACCTGGGGCCAGTTCTTCATCTATCAGGGCTTCAACGCCAAGGCCGGCTGGATGCACACCTCCAGCGGCGTCGACGTCGTGGACGAGTTCATCGAAACGATCGTCGAGAAGGACGGCCAGCGCTTCTACAAGTACGGCGACCAGCTACGTCCCCTGAAGACCGAGGTCATCACCGTCCCCTATCGCACCGCCGACGGAGCGATGGCCGAACGCAAGTTCACCGTCTTCAAGACCCATCGCGGCCCCATCGTGCGCGAGGAGAACGGCAAGTGGATCAGCATCGCGCTGATGAACAAGCCGGTCGCCGCGCTCCAGCAGTCGTTCCTGCGCACCAAGGCGACCGACTACGCCTCATTCATGAAGGTGGCGGAGCTGAAGGCCAATTCGTCGAACAACACCCTGTTCGCCAGCGCCAAGGGCGAGATCGCCTATCTGCACCCGCAGTTCATCCCGATGCGTGACGATCGCTTCGACTACACCAAGCCCGTCGATGGCGCAGACCCCGCGACCGACTGGAAGGGCCTGCATGCGCTGAAAGACGCGCCCCAGGTGCTGAACCCGCCGAACGGCTGGACCTTCAACACCAACAACTGGCCCTATACGGCGGCGGGCCCCTATAGCCCCAAGCTGGCGGACTTCCCGAAGTATATGGACACCTTCGGTGAAAACCCGCGCGGCCTGCACGCCGAGTTGGTTCTGAAGGACGTCAAGAACCTGACGCTCGGCGGCCTGATCGAGAAAGCCTACGATCCTTACCTGACCGCATTCGCGCGCCTGATCCCGACGCTTGAGACCGCCTATGCGGCGACGCCCGACAGCGACCCGATCAAGGCCAAGGTCGCCGCGCAGGTGGCCGCCCTGGCGGCCTGGGATCGCAAGTGGTCCGCGCGCTCGACGGAGACGTCCCTGGCGGTGTTCTGGGGTGAGGCGATGTGGGCCAAGGCCGCGCCGGCCGCCAAGGCGCAAGGGCTCAACACCTATGACTATATGGCCGACAAGCTCTCAGCGGCCGACAAGCTGGCGGCCCTGGCCGAGGCTTCGGACCGCCTGACCGCCGACTTCGGGTCGTGGAAAACCCCGTGGGGCGAGATCAACCGCTTCCAGCGCAATGACGGCGCCATCGTCCAGACCTTCGATGACACCAAGCCCAGCCTTCCGGTGGGCTTTACCTCGGCCCAGTGGGGCTCGTTGGCCTCGTTCGGGGCCAAGCGCTGGCCGGGCACGAAGAAGTACTATGGCACGCTGGGCAACAGCTTCGTGGCGGTCGTGCAGTTCGGTGACAAGGTCCGCGCCCGCGCCATCTCGGCCGGCGGCGAGAGCGGTGACCCCGCCTCACCGCACTTCAACGACCAGGCCCCGCGCTATGTGATCGGCAACCTGCGCGACGTCTATTTCTATCCCGAGGACGTCAAGAAGCACGCGGTGCGGACGTATCGGCCTGGGGAGTAG
- a CDS encoding phosphoadenylyl-sulfate reductase: MAYDQTSATAPGLAARLDAELRDAHPSAILRAAHDHFGDKLALVSSFGAESAVLLHLASRVSPSLPVLFLDTGMLFGQTLDYRKNLAAQFGLTDVRDLRPAFADLATQDPSSDLWRTSVDGCCHIRKVLPLDRALGGFDAWITGRKRFHGGDRLSLPVVEEADGKIKFNPLANWSKAELDAHVAEHDLPAHPLVAQGYASVGCWPCTQPSDDGRSGRWAGQEKTECGIHVARAPGVAPNVGGDI; this comes from the coding sequence GTGGCCTACGACCAGACGAGCGCGACGGCTCCAGGCCTTGCCGCCCGGCTGGACGCCGAGCTGCGCGACGCCCATCCCAGCGCGATCCTCCGCGCGGCTCATGACCATTTCGGCGACAAGCTGGCGCTGGTGTCGTCGTTCGGCGCGGAGTCGGCGGTGCTGCTGCATCTGGCGTCGCGTGTCTCGCCCAGCCTGCCGGTTCTGTTCCTCGACACCGGCATGCTGTTTGGTCAGACGCTGGACTATCGCAAAAATCTCGCCGCTCAGTTTGGCCTGACCGATGTCCGCGATCTGCGACCGGCTTTCGCGGACCTGGCGACCCAGGATCCCAGTTCCGACCTCTGGCGGACCAGCGTCGACGGCTGCTGCCACATTCGCAAGGTTCTGCCGCTGGATCGAGCGTTGGGCGGCTTCGACGCCTGGATCACCGGTCGCAAGCGCTTCCACGGCGGCGATCGCCTGAGCCTGCCAGTGGTCGAAGAGGCCGACGGCAAGATCAAGTTCAACCCGCTGGCCAACTGGTCCAAGGCCGAGCTCGACGCCCATGTCGCCGAGCACGACCTGCCGGCCCACCCGCTGGTCGCCCAGGGCTATGCCTCGGTCGGCTGCTGGCCGTGCACGCAGCCTTCCGACGACGGACGATCCGGGCGTTGGGCGGGCCAGGAAAAGACCGAGTGCGGCATCCACGTCGCGCGGGCGCCCGGTGTCGCGCCGAACGTGGGTGGGGATATCTGA
- a CDS encoding DUF934 domain-containing protein, with translation MPKLIELVDGQARWTEDAFTALTDEDAIPPGGDVILSLARFQAEGDALLASNSRRVGVRIEPDQEVEVLAYDLARIAVVALAFPKFRDGRAYTSARLLRERFGYQGQIRAVGDVLQEQAGFMVRCGFDAFEPADGATPDVLTKAANRFRHVYQRAADDRPIALDERAV, from the coding sequence ATGCCCAAGCTGATTGAGCTCGTTGACGGACAGGCCCGCTGGACCGAGGACGCCTTCACCGCCCTGACCGACGAGGACGCGATCCCGCCCGGCGGCGACGTGATCCTGTCCTTGGCCCGTTTCCAGGCCGAGGGCGACGCGCTGCTGGCCTCCAACAGCCGTCGCGTCGGCGTGCGGATCGAGCCCGACCAGGAGGTCGAGGTCTTGGCCTATGACCTGGCGCGCATCGCGGTGGTGGCCCTGGCCTTTCCGAAGTTCCGCGACGGTCGCGCCTATACCTCGGCGCGTCTGCTGCGCGAGCGGTTCGGCTATCAGGGTCAGATCCGCGCCGTGGGCGATGTGCTGCAGGAGCAGGCGGGCTTCATGGTCCGCTGCGGCTTCGACGCGTTCGAACCCGCCGATGGCGCGACGCCAGACGTGCTGACCAAGGCGGCCAACCGCTTCCGGCACGTCTATCAGCGCGCGGCTGACGATCGCCCGATCGCGCTGGATGAGAGGGCGGTCTAG
- a CDS encoding nitrite/sulfite reductase produces MYQYDLIDKEFLADRSAEFRGQVARRLSGELTEDQFKPLRLMNGLYLQLHAYMLRVAIPYGSLNPVQARRLAQIARDYDKGYGHFTTRQNIQFNWIKLKDAPEILDKLAEVDLHAIQTSGNCIRNTTSDPYAGATAEEVDDPRVWSEVIRQWSTLHPEFSFLPRKFKIAITASAKDRTAAKVHDIGLLMRKGRDGQLGFEVIVGGGQGRTPYVGPTIKEFLPTDRLLSYLEAVLRVYNRHGRRDNIYKARIKILVAALGAEEFARQVDEEWAKIDAARADLPTAELARIRAAFAKTPFETLPARSDAFETAKANDAAFARFVRNNVKPHKQPGYAIVEVSLKAQEQTPGDASADQLEVVADLAEQFSLNDLRVTHAQNLVLPHVKLDDLPTVFATLQTSGLATPNIDLVSDIIACPGLDYCALANARAIPVAQDIARQFADLDRAEKVGELKIKISGCINACGHHHVAHIGILGVDKKGEEFYQLSLGGSGAEDASIGKILGPALPADKVATAVDQLVGAYLNVRNDGERFLDTYRRVGLEPFKEAVYAQAD; encoded by the coding sequence ATGTACCAGTACGATCTCATCGACAAGGAATTCCTGGCCGACCGCTCGGCCGAGTTCCGAGGGCAGGTCGCCCGCCGTCTCTCCGGCGAGCTGACTGAAGACCAGTTCAAGCCGCTGCGGCTGATGAACGGGCTCTATCTGCAACTACACGCCTACATGCTGCGGGTGGCGATCCCATACGGCTCATTGAACCCGGTCCAGGCGCGGCGCCTCGCGCAGATCGCGCGCGACTACGACAAGGGCTATGGCCACTTCACCACGCGGCAGAACATCCAGTTCAACTGGATCAAGCTGAAGGACGCGCCCGAGATTCTGGACAAGCTGGCCGAGGTTGATCTCCACGCCATCCAGACCAGCGGCAACTGCATCCGCAACACCACGTCCGACCCTTACGCCGGCGCCACGGCCGAGGAGGTCGATGACCCGCGCGTGTGGTCCGAGGTGATCCGCCAGTGGTCGACCCTGCACCCGGAATTCTCGTTCCTGCCGCGCAAGTTCAAGATCGCCATCACCGCCTCGGCCAAGGACCGCACGGCGGCCAAGGTCCACGATATCGGCCTTCTGATGCGCAAGGGCCGCGATGGCCAGCTGGGCTTCGAGGTGATCGTCGGCGGCGGACAGGGGCGCACGCCCTATGTCGGCCCGACCATCAAAGAGTTCCTGCCGACCGACCGGCTGCTGAGCTATCTGGAAGCCGTTCTGCGCGTCTATAATCGCCACGGTCGGCGAGACAATATCTACAAGGCTCGGATCAAGATCCTGGTCGCCGCCCTCGGCGCGGAAGAGTTCGCCCGTCAGGTCGACGAGGAGTGGGCCAAGATCGACGCCGCCCGCGCCGACCTGCCGACCGCAGAACTGGCCCGCATCCGCGCCGCCTTCGCCAAGACCCCGTTCGAGACCCTGCCGGCGCGCTCGGACGCCTTCGAAACCGCCAAGGCCAATGACGCGGCCTTCGCGCGGTTCGTTCGCAACAACGTCAAGCCGCACAAGCAGCCGGGCTATGCGATCGTCGAGGTCTCGCTGAAGGCCCAGGAGCAGACGCCGGGCGACGCTTCGGCCGACCAACTCGAGGTGGTCGCCGATCTTGCCGAACAGTTCAGCCTGAACGACCTGCGCGTGACCCATGCGCAGAACCTCGTCCTGCCGCACGTCAAGCTGGACGACTTGCCGACGGTGTTCGCGACGCTGCAGACGTCCGGCCTCGCCACGCCGAACATCGACCTCGTCAGCGACATCATCGCCTGCCCGGGCCTCGACTATTGCGCCCTGGCCAACGCCCGCGCCATTCCGGTCGCGCAGGACATCGCGCGGCAGTTTGCGGACCTGGATCGCGCCGAAAAGGTCGGCGAGCTGAAGATCAAGATCAGCGGCTGCATCAACGCCTGCGGTCACCACCACGTGGCCCATATCGGCATCCTGGGCGTCGATAAGAAGGGCGAGGAGTTCTACCAGCTTTCGCTGGGCGGCTCGGGCGCCGAAGACGCCTCGATCGGCAAGATCCTGGGGCCGGCGCTTCCGGCCGACAAGGTCGCCACGGCGGTCGATCAGCTGGTCGGGGCCTATCTCAACGTCCGAAACGACGGCGAGCGTTTCCTCGACACCTATCGCCGGGTCGGTCTCGAGCCCTTCAAGGAGGCGGTCTATGCCCAAGCTGATTGA